ATATATAGACCCCCTAAGATTAAATGTAAACAAGTCATTCCATAAAAggaaatcaaataaacaaatacTATCTTCTTCacttttttataaatttgttgTTGAATCTAATACCCAACTCAACATTACGCGAGCCTAAAGATATATTCgtcgcgcatagcgcgggaggtacactagtatAGAGTTATGCGCATATATGGGATAGGCGCATTATTGTAATTGTATAGATTTATACGCAGAAAATAGTGTAATTCGGCTAGCGCatttattaattttactatAATTCAGTATATCATCGATATAACCAATTATACCGCTAGCATATACTAATATATTATGCCACCATATAGGCTGGCATAATTCAATATATCGCCGGCATAATATATTATATCGACGATATAATGGATTATACCGGTGATATAATTAGTTATGTCAGCGATATGATGGATTATGGTTAAATTCATACTCCAAAGATACAAATTATCATACACATCATAATAATTGAACAACCATTTTATAAATGTTACAATATATGTGTATCAGTTAAcctcttaaatttataaattgctTTTGTCTTTGTCGATCCATGCAATTCTCTCACTCACATCATGTACAATGACATTCGCATGAATGAAAAAGAATTcattataaaatacaaatggaTATGTATAGTGTagtgaattaaaaaaattgatatatttGGTGGATAACTTCACAAAGTTgggtatttttatataatactaGCACTTATAACTATTTTGATAATTAAATACAAGTACTACAAATGTGGGAGAGCATTGGATAATTGGATTGCATCCGTAGACCGTGGCCGGGGCAGTTGCATGTGGTTTCACAATTACATATCATATGGTTGGAATGTGAGAAGCAGCTCCGGCTTCCATTGGTCTTGCAATTACAACTCGTGCGCCATTTCAACACATGAACATGTGGTTACATTTCCATAAACGTTAGCTTTAGCTAATAAAGGATTTTCCATATTATAACttgaaaaacattaaaaaaaaccaTAGTCCCAAACGACATTTGGCACAAAATTCAGATACATCCGAAATTAAGCTTTGTAattaaagagaagaaaaaaaagtcaGGAAGGCGGTAAGGTTTTAAGGCCGAATTTGAAGGTTTTGCTTGGGTTTGGATTAAAGTTTTTATCTCCCCCAAATCCATACTTGGTGTTGTAGCCTGGATAATGCCCACATTTAAATTTGACAGCCTCCATAAGCCTAAGCCCATGCGAAGAAGCAATGCTTTCCACCTTAAATTGGGCGTGGAAACCATTCGTCTTGTGCGAAATGTGAATCTCACCATTTTCACTTATCATCTGTTTCGCGTTCATCAGAAACTGGCTCACCAGTTTCCTGTGACGCCTGCGCAACCATAAACCAACACTTATCTACAGTCACAAtattagtttaatataaatacataagtTGCGTTGCGGCTAACCCAAGCTGACATTCGGTCGACTCTCTCGAAAAAAATCCAGCATGAGGGAAATTAAAGATTATGCGATCGAATTTGAGTTGTCGGAGCAATTGATGCTTGGCTATTTCAGTTGCATCGATCCCATGCATCACCTTGCTCCCTCTGCTCTTTAATTCCGCGATGTTGGACATAGCTTTCCCATAATGCTTCTTCAAGAATGCTGATCATATATAAATTAACCATCAATTGAAACGACCtccaaagaaaagaagaaaaaaggttTACCTTGAGAATTGAGGGATGTTGCAATAATGTTGGTGGCGCAGCCAAACGCCACCGCCAGACAAGCAGAGAAGGAGAAGTCACCCTCCCCCACCAACAGTATCTTATGGCGGCTGCTGTAATGCTTTATCCTCTTCTCTTCCTTCACCACAATACTGCTCCTCTTTACTTGCTCCTTCACTTCTTCTCTTTGTTGTGCAATTTCTTCTACAATCTCACCATTCGAGCATCTGATTTCAGGCACGGAGTCTCTCTCATTTTCACAATCGACGGTGATTGTCAAGACAGAGTGCGAAGGTGAATCGTCAGTAGCCCTGCGTGAGCAAATTCGAGGTAATAAGGGCTCACCGAGTGCAGTTGATGCTTCATTTTGAATTGGGAGGAATGGATCTGCTTCTTTTCTTGGCTTCAAATAGTTGAAGACCACACACAGCTTCTGCACTAGGCCCTTTATTGCTTTGTAAATTGAGCTAAACCAAAGCAATTTCTCAAGTGATCTTTTTGAGGAATCTTCATATGGTTTGCATTGATTCTGGATATTCGGATAAACGCCgctttctccttcttcttcatctCGAGTTTTAGAGGCCAACGCTAATCTGGAGGTGATGCTGTGGAAAATTACCATTATTCACCACAGCtcatagaaagagagagaatcaACTTTTGGCTTCTTTGATCAAAGATTAATTACTTCGTTTTTtagcataaaataaaataaaactgagAGACTTTCTTTGTAAATAtggaattaatttttttattttctccaaCGGACGTGGAGGCCGATGTTAATAATTTGAGATCAAAGATTAATGGTACGCTTTAATTTTGCGCTGCTTCCCGATACTTCTTTTTTTTCCAACCCCAATCGTTTCATTTCCCCTGTAATCAAGCAGTACTATTTCTCTATTCAGCTACTGAATTTGTTTTTGGAAAAAGATTTtcttacatgttaacaacatgTACATACATAATAccctaaaaaaataattctattaaatatttACGATCATGGCTGATTTGCCCCTTTCATATATTATCggttattttattaaatgtgaCAAGTTTTTTGATTTTTGCCTTCTATACACTATTGAATTAGGAAATAAATCATGGATTTGCATCCTTAAAAATCACTATAATCTTTTACAGATATGCaatcaattttaattcaacAGTCTTATTAAAAAAATGCTTGAACAGTCACTCAAGTTCTAGAACGAAACCAACCATAATTTGTTGCTTTGCCCATGCCAAAGAAAaagttttcttttaatttcattttccggctatttctttcttttctcttatttttGCTCTTTATTTCCAGAAATTGggttatttaaattaaaataaaatttgtaatatGCATTATATTAAAGATTTTGATACAAAAATTTATTGATGtataatttgtaaaaaaaactagtttaaaatatgaaaatatgatTGATTAAAGTTTAGAGGTGATCTTGGGTACACCGGAGTGTACCCGGGTTGCACTTTGACTCGTACTCTGATTTGAACTCATATCCTGATCCAAatcatataaataacactattctgGGTACGGGTTAACCCGAttatacggtacacccgggtgtacccaagatatTGCGTAAAATTTgagattatttaaatttatgtttttaattatttttaattttcttttctatttcaAATGTTATTGCTTTGACCAAATTTTTTGATACCCCCaccattttctctttttcttagTTTCCCTTTTTTTTACATCGATATTTTTAAGTCTCCTACAATTcttttgatatatatagtttttttttctatataatTTTCCAAATAAACATTATTCGATTATTTCTTAAAAGTATACTACGACATAGAAGATTATAAGATATCAATGAAATTGATACTAACAAATTATAGCTATGAAAATTGTGCCTCGTGTTGATTGTGTCGttcaattatttcataaaaatatattataatacataaaattataagatattaatgaaatcaaaattaaaaataaaaaaaattgaaatttatataatatatatttcagtatcagtctacaaccatCTTTCAACTGaaatttggtttgtttattttccGTGAAAATAGCCTACATGTgtatccccccatacacctgttcagttaaccctccgggacccaacataagttttgtgttttatattggttcattttatatataaatatttaatttaaaataaaatatttaacaataaaatttgtattaattgtcattcgtaaataatttatatatttcacATATATTGATAAATATGCGTTCACATATTCaaatttatattcaattaaattttataaatttgaaattagattttttagggaaattttaaaattatactccatccgttcaccaaaaatagtcctaaaggtggacgacacgagttttaataaaaataattattgtattgtgagtggagaaagagactcATTTAAATATGagtagtgtttataatgatattGTGAGTAGAGAATAGGGTCCACCATGTGATAGatagtttccaaaaatggaaattgactaatttttgtggacatcccaaaatagcaaaaaatgactattttttatggaccgatggagtatatataattaaataagtatatTTGAGGATAAATTTAGGTAAAATGATATGTCTAATTTTGTTGGAGTTCATTTTTCGGTATCtaacacttttttttattagtatttgttaaaattgtaataatatgatttatttttctacttacCAATTCAAACTTCACTAATACGAAGACATAGTTAAATAATGAGCTAatcttagaaaaaataattttatgtacgattagtttattttttttaaagagaacATATTTTAATATGAGCATTTTTAGCCATCCCCATCAAAATGAATGATgtgtttcttttattatttatgaaaaaaaaaacaaaggttTTTGTCAAATAggagaaaaattgaaaatgacactcGGAAAAAGAATCATAACTCAAATATGTTATATGCATACATATTTTTCGTAAAAGCTAAGAGATTTAAAGTCACGTAAATAttgaacatataaatataataccTAAATGTTAGTACATTTTTTTTgctgttaattattttttattgtatttatcttaatattgtatataaaatatttaaattatttaataactatagtTATCATTATAATTTTTACAAAATTGAAAGCTTATGTGTTTTCATATTCAAGTTCTTTATTGAGTAATTTAcatcaattatcatatttatttaaaaaaattaaaattgaagtatatgtgagttttaaaaaaattatatttgaaatataaaattattacataTAAAGAGTGATATAAAAAAATTCTGAAATACGTATATATTTATGTGGaatttttaaacaaaaaatccTCCTACTTTATGTACTTATTTTGCAtatctaataaaaataacattactaaaataataatatataaaaagttcatgattttagaTGGCCTTGAGGTGGCTCCGTGTCACTTGCTGAACCTATTTGAACGCTTCTTGTTTGTATTGATTAATTTGTTTGTTAagctttaaataataaaatatttagatttgtTAAGTGTTCCatcaaaaattgcaaaaaaattacgtaaagttaattatataaaaaagagaAGAATCTTCTATTATTAGGAGAATgttataaaatcaaatttcaaaatttgaacatatttttttcttaattagtGCTAAGGTTAATTATGTAAAATTCTAATTACATCAATTATCGAATTTTATATTAGATTATAAATTGACAAATTTACCctaattatgtatatacatattatgtaaATTTGTCACTACCCTTTGTTTTTACCTCATCACATCAGGAAGTAATTAATGTCATCCTGATAATAAATGAGCCTTAAATTTAACTTTCACGAAATCAAAtgctaattttaatttatttattttctgatataaaatgttaatctcaaaaatgttaattttaaattactCTTCGCGTCCACGTGAacggcacaaattttaaaaaaatgaataataataataataataatgagtaTTAGTGTGTGTTGTGTTTGGATCatactataaaatataaatatgtggAGGAAAATAAAATGTTATATGAACTCTACTATtataaatagaaatgaaaataatattgtggacgtaccaaaatgacaaaagtgaaaACGGTATTATAAACAAAGGAAGTATAAGATACTTGTAAGAGGGTATTTACttttaggggtaattgcctgtaaattcctaacgtttacacggaattgatttttgcacctttttttatttttcttcttttaaatacctaacctttagtttttgtctggAATTTGTCCGGTGACCGGTTTTTACTGAcaccggcgccggaaatgccactgtagcagccggaattgatgaggtggcagccggaaattaACATGGTGGCACTTTTGTGACATATGGAAAAAATAtctaaagaaatttaaaataaaaaatacatgtggaaagaaaattaaaaagaaaaagaaaaagaaaaggaaacccCCCCCCCAATCGTCTTTTCCGttttcccccttccccccaccccAAACCGATCACCGGCGCCGCTCCCTgccacctccaccgccgccacctccccttcccccaccctctgccatcaccaccaccgccgcccccTCGCCTTCCCTCACCCTCCACCGCCACTCCCAAACACCGCCACGCCGGCGCCCGCCGCCCCCTCCACCTCCCCAGAGCTCTGAAATCCGGACTTCAGCGGCGACGCGGCGCACGAAATTCAGCGTCTGAGTTTttaaaattatgcaattttatggtgaattcgaatttttggttttctaagttttttggatttttatgtTGGTGCGGGCGGCGGAGAGGGAGTTGTGCTGGTGTGGAGggagagaggcggaggcggaggtgcCTCTGTTGAGGGGGAAGTGGCGGTGCCGAGGTGGGGGTcggatttggggatttagggctttGGGTTGTAGTGCTGAGATGGGGTTTGAGGGAGAGACGATGGCGGCGGCTTCGCCGTTGCTGTCGCCGAAATTTCAGAGAGGGGAGGGGGAGGAGAAGGCCGGCGAGGTCTGGGGAGGTGGAGGGGGCGGCGGGCGCCGGCGTGTGGTTGTGGCAGGCTGCGGCGGGATCTGGGGTTGGGGAGGGGGGCACCGGGATCTGGGGAGGGGCTGACGGGATTTTGGGGGAGGGGAGGGGTAGACGGGGTCTGGGGAGGGGGTGGCCGACGGGTCTAGGGAGGGGGAAGGTGCTGCCGACGCCGGCGTGTGGTGGCGGCAGGCGGCGCCGGCGGGGGGGAGGGGAGTTAGGGTTTGGGAGGTGGGAGAATGGAGAAGATGATGATATGGATGTtttctttatcatttttttattttttttccacatgtcctAAATTTGCTTAGGTGTCACTTTCCGGCTGCCACTGCatcgattccggctgccaccttgTAATTTCCGGCGCCGGTGTCAGTAAAAACTGGTCACCGGACAAATTccagacaaaaactaaaggttaggtatttaaaagaagaaaaataaaaaaaggtgtaaaaaccaattccgtgtaaacgttagaaatttacaggcaattaccccttacttttatggataaatttatcaagctgcgtttacttttatggataaatttatccatggaaaatgaaagataacaaaaatttatgccttgaaagctcccatttcttttccaacatttgacacaaaagaaatgttcaccattttttcttccttgttttcacttcaatgatggataatattatccactcaaaaatggatggataatattatccatccttgaagtgaaaataaggaaggaaaaatggtaaacatctcttttgtgtcaaatgttgaaaaagaaatgagacattttaaggcataaatttttgttatccatcattttccatagataaatttatccatcaaagtaaacgcagtcTCATTAGAAAATAaaggataacaaaaaattatgtctttaaatgccTATCCCTCCCTTGAAGtgaaataaggaagaaaaaatggtgaaattttcttttgtataaaatgtgagaaaataaataaggcaTTTAAAGACATACATTTTTGTTATTcctcattttttcatgataaatttatccatcaaagtaaacgcaccatAAATTGTAAGAGTTAATATAGGTTATGATCGGAGATGATGGGGTTAATACAGGTTGTGGAAAAAACAAAACTCGTGCAAAATTATTAATTCTAGTTCTTTTCTCTTGCTTTCTTTTCTCTTTGCTCTTgcattattttctctttttttagaGGAAAGATAATTAGATAAAAACTACTCCCTCTCCCCATTATTAATGACCTAGTTCTTTTGGGTATGGGTATTTAAGAGAGTAAAAGTAAGGGGTAAGGTGTGTGTGGTCCACACAATTAGTAATTCAATTAACACTAATTCTATTGTTATTATAATAGGCTAATAAAGTGGATTGAACTtacttttccatttttttaaattcaaataattaattaacattacaaaataaattaaaaatattattttagcaACCATCAAAATAAACAGCGATAGAAAATGGTATTCCTCATAGGAGGCAGGGGCGGCGGTAGATCGACAGCCGACACACGCAACGGTCTATCGGTAGTGAGTCAAAATCACGCCCCTTCAAATCTACACACCTAGCTTGGGCCTTCATCGTGCCAATCGAGGCCCCATCCGAGTTCTTCGTCACTGAGTCGTCAATTGACCATGGAAGACAACCACTGGGGCGCCGATCATAGGGAAATAGAGTCTTTCGGATTCGGTATTTCCTCGTCGCTCAGATACAAATCTCAATAGTGGGAGAGCCTCCTACTTGACTCtctaattttgtttttcattttccctttatttttaatgttgtttacaattaaatttgacatctaatttaataatttaaatttcatattatcttaattaaaaaaataaaataatttgaaatatattataattttttttatttctattttattttattttaaatgtataattaaatatgaaatgaaaaattagaattaaaactATTTGAAAGTTACACTAAGTTAATATTGtacccacattgaaaaatgtaggattatctaccatgtgtagtacactataaatagtgaagtcacattaaattgaaattatctcacattaaaaaatatagtaaaatgttATACAATATGTAGTACACAATAAATAGTGAACTTACATTAAATTGAAATTATCTCACATGCCACCCCCTAACTCATTTCTCCTGCAGTGTAGAAAACCCAAATTCACCAAGTAGCTAAAGTGTAAAAAACCACCCATTTCATCCACTCCTTTCTCCGCCGTTAGAAACAGCAGAGAGTCGCCGCCGTCATCCCCAATACCCTGATCGGGCAACAACAACAGCACCTCcagccctctctctcttctctttttttttctcaaatgaCGCATGCGAGCCTCCAATTGAGTCATGAGCCCCCACAATCTAGCCTATGCTCAAAACTGTAAAAGCTGATTTCCTTTTTAAAGCGCTACATTGGGAAACTAATTTTAAACATGGATATTGGCGGAGCCTGCATTTGTTGCCCAATACCGGCTACTACAGTAAACGATGAAAACTAAAAAGGTCATGCTTCAACATTTGTTCACACCATGTTGagttacaaaattaaatttccCCTTTGCGAGTTACAACATAAAATATAACACAGCAGTTTAATTTCTGTGAGAGAGATTATATATGAAAAGGTCGAAATTTGTAAGTGATGCTGGGGTTGCAATCGAAGTTGTGGTCGCCCCCAAATCCATACTTGGTGTTGTACCCTGGCCACTCCACCTTATCAAAATCCACTGCTTCCACAAGCCTAAGTCCGTGGACAAAAGCCACCAACTCCAACTTCCACTCCCCGTGGAATCCATTGCTCTTGTGAGTTATGTGGATCTCACCATTTTCGCTCAACATTTCTTTCGTATTCTCCAAGAACCCGCTCACCAGCCTTCTATGAAGTCTACACACACATACACCAAGTGTTAAAATGCTTCATCCAATTCCAAATCTGGTTAGAATATGCAACTAACCGGATCTGAGCTTCGCGCGGCAATCCCTTGAAAAATCCGGCAAAAGGGAAGTTGAAGACGATGCGGTCGAATTTCATTCCGGAGAGGAGTTGATGAGTAGCCATTTTAGTTGCATCAATCTCCAGCATCACCCTGCACTTCCTCATCCTCAATTCCACTAGATTGGATAACGCATTCCTGTAATTCTTCACCAAAAAAGCTGGGCAAATACCACCTTAATAATGAATTACACACACGCAGACAAAACAGAGcaaacacatacatatatacggTATACCTTGAGAATCAAAAGACGTGGCCACCATGTTAGAAGCCCAACCAAAAGCCGACGCCAAACAAGTGGAGAAGGAGAAATCCCCCTCCCCAACCAGCAGAATCCGGTGGCAGCTACTGTAATGCTTCATCCATCTACCCTCTCTTTCCTTCTGCCATGGATCAAGGGAACCAAGAGAGTTGTACTCCGATTTCTCACCAGAGTTTGAGTTATACCAATTTAGTGAGGAATTAGCATTTTCTTCCTCCTCATCTGTTTCAATGGCGGAAGTCTGCATAACACTCTGCTGGATTCCCATTCCCAAACGGATTTCTACATAAGAAATACACTGAAAACAATGAGCACACGATTTATCTTCTCACTCTAGTAGATTCCGCTTCTAATAAAATTGAACATATTAACCCTGAGTTCAAGAATATGCAGGCCCTAAAATCTGGAAACACTAAATTATAACTCAACAGTTCAAAAAGACTGTTCAGAGTATCAAAAAAATCTCAAAGATATTCAAAGATAGAAATAGCAACCCCAAAATATAAACATTTGATCAACTGGAATAAAATTATTACAAGATCACGTTACGTAGAGGTAGCAACccaaaaatataaacatttgaTCAACTGGAATAAAAGTATTACAGGATCAGGCAGAGATAGCAACCCCAAAATATAAACATTTGAtctacataatttaaatacaaaaaattgtaTTTGTAGTTGTATTTTTCtgcat
The genomic region above belongs to Salvia miltiorrhiza cultivar Shanhuang (shh) chromosome 5, IMPLAD_Smil_shh, whole genome shotgun sequence and contains:
- the LOC130986131 gene encoding uncharacterized protein At4g26485-like, whose translation is MSNIAELKSRGSKVMHGIDATEIAKHQLLRQLKFDRIIFNFPHAGFFSRESTECQLGRHRKLVSQFLMNAKQMISENGEIHISHKTNGFHAQFKVESIASSHGLRLMEAVKFKCGHYPGYNTKYGFGGDKNFNPNPSKTFKFGLKTLPPS
- the LOC130986132 gene encoding uncharacterized protein At4g26485-like; the protein is MGIQQSVMQTSAIETDEEEENANSSLNWYNSNSGEKSEYNSLGSLDPWQKEREGRWMKHYSSCHRILLVGEGDFSFSTCLASAFGWASNMVATSFDSQAFLVKNYRNALSNLVELRMRKCRVMLEIDATKMATHQLLSGMKFDRIVFNFPFAGFFKGLPREAQIRLHRRLVSGFLENTKEMLSENGEIHITHKSNGFHGEWKLELVAFVHGLRLVEAVDFDKVEWPGYNTKYGFGGDHNFDCNPSITYKFRPFHI